One genomic region from Lycorma delicatula isolate Av1 chromosome 1, ASM4794821v1, whole genome shotgun sequence encodes:
- the LOC142326816 gene encoding uncharacterized protein LOC142326816: MSLGCLLVTMLLFIMLSGISVMTAHIQENKSFNNKNNNASSCNKEYSCVNCTTPRICRRHFNGTLEKVVEFQCGRDAPYCDPDSGTCRKTTDNPTCDPEAPEFFCPTDGNFPNPTNCRKYYSCVKGLAYEIDCGTSYYNIKSENCKYGTFCYSISCNGKSGIKVPHPSSKSFYAYCYNSTLISFDKCPGKFELNSEKQICEPVCTEEGLQGDPSDCTGYYKCSHETSLSALTLTKLQCPKDELYDVLNSHCVPKREGLTCASGHTYNGNGKFVYKNSYMPSRV; the protein is encoded by the coding sequence cTTTCAGGTATTTCAGTTATGACGGCTCATATTCAAGAAAACAAATcgttcaacaataaaaataacaacgcTTCCTCTTGCAATAAGGAATACTCCTGTGTGAACTGCACGACTCCTCGTATTTGTAGAAGACATTTTAATGGAACATTAGAGAAAGTAGTTGAATTTCAGTGCGGCAGAGATGCTCCTTACTGTGATCCCGACTCTGGAACTTGTCGTAAGACCACAGATAATCCGACATGTGATCCAGAAGCACCCGAATTTTTTTGCCCGACAGACGGTAACTTTCCTAATCCGACCAACTGTCGTAAATACTACTCCTGCGTTAAAGGGTTAGCGTACGAAATAGACTGCGGTACAAGTTACTACAATATAAAATCGGAAAATTGTAAATATGGTACATTTTGTTACTCGATCAGTTGCAATGGTAAATCTGGAATTAAAGTTCCACATCCCAGTAGCAAATCATTTTACGCCTATTGTTATAACAgtactttaatttcatttgataaatgTCCAGGAAAATTTGAGTTAAATTCTGAAAAACAGATATGCGAACCAGTATGTACAGAAGAAGGTTTACAAGGAGATCCGTCTGACTGTACAGGATATTATAAATGCTCCCATGAGACGTCATTATCAGCTCTTACCTTAACAAAATTACAGTGTCCAAAAGATGAGTTGTACGATGTTCTAAATTCACATTGTGTTCCAAAAAGGGAAGGACTAACGTGTGCATCTGGACATACCTATAACGGAAATGGAAAATTTGTCTATAAAAACAGTTACATGCCTTCACGAGTTTAA